The Bacteroidales bacterium genome includes a region encoding these proteins:
- a CDS encoding efflux RND transporter periplasmic adaptor subunit, translating to MNFRFFANAALAMGIVLSATACKEESKVQTPPEYATITVKEDSVTVKNSFPATIGGNSDAEIRSKVSGFIVKINISEGDMVKKGDVLFEVDHDIYQAEYNTALAQLHVAEAKVETSKLTAQNKANLAKKGIISEYEKKLAENALAQSVAELEQARAMLDNARTNLDYTYIKSPSDGVVGNIPVSIGNLVSPSTAEPLTIVSDISKVYANFSIDEKFMLFYTEKGGVNDILKFMPNVELKLATGEVYEEKGVIETISGVMDTKTGSAKMSAMFKNPKQLLRSGNTGNVLIPKIIKNALLIPQTATYELQDKKFVYVLNDSNVTVNKQIEVEPLTINQNYIVTKGLEAGDRVVIEGVGSSVKNNMKITPITKEQSEAKLKAATMK from the coding sequence CAATGGGTATTGTTTTAAGTGCTACTGCGTGTAAAGAGGAGAGTAAAGTACAAACTCCTCCTGAATATGCAACTATCACTGTTAAAGAGGATAGCGTTACGGTTAAAAACTCGTTTCCTGCTACTATTGGAGGTAATTCTGATGCCGAAATCAGGAGTAAGGTTTCGGGGTTTATAGTAAAGATAAATATCAGCGAGGGTGATATGGTTAAAAAGGGTGATGTTCTTTTTGAGGTAGATCACGATATTTATCAAGCAGAGTATAATACTGCTTTGGCTCAACTTCATGTTGCTGAGGCTAAGGTTGAGACCTCGAAACTTACCGCCCAGAACAAAGCTAATCTTGCCAAGAAGGGGATTATAAGTGAATACGAAAAGAAACTTGCTGAGAACGCTTTGGCTCAATCGGTTGCGGAATTGGAGCAGGCTCGTGCTATGTTAGATAATGCAAGAACTAATTTAGATTACACTTATATAAAGAGTCCTTCGGATGGTGTTGTTGGCAATATTCCTGTTAGCATTGGTAATTTGGTTTCGCCCTCTACTGCTGAGCCTTTAACTATTGTTTCGGATATTAGCAAGGTGTATGCTAACTTTTCTATTGATGAGAAGTTTATGTTATTCTATACAGAAAAGGGAGGTGTTAATGATATTCTAAAATTTATGCCTAACGTTGAGCTTAAGCTTGCTACTGGAGAGGTTTATGAAGAGAAGGGTGTTATTGAGACTATTAGCGGTGTTATGGATACTAAAACAGGCTCGGCTAAGATGAGTGCTATGTTTAAGAATCCCAAACAACTTTTGCGTAGCGGAAACACTGGTAATGTTCTTATTCCCAAAATTATTAAGAATGCGTTGTTAATTCCCCAAACTGCTACTTACGAGTTACAAGACAAGAAGTTTGTTTATGTACTTAACGATAGCAACGTTACTGTTAATAAACAGATTGAGGTTGAGCCTTTAACTATCAACCAAAACTATATTGTTACTAAAGGCTTGGAGGCTGGCGATAGAGTTGTTATTGAGGGTGTTGGCTCATCTGTTAAAAATAACATGAAAATTACTCCTATTACTAAAGAGCAATCGGAGGCTAAACTTAAAGCAGCAACAATGAAGTAG